The genomic region GGAACTAGCACATGCACAGAGCTGTCCTACGTAGCCAGCCTCTAAACTGTGCTGCAAGATTCTGAACACCGCCATGATCTGGAACACCCAATGAAATCCATCATCTTCCCGGGAACTGGAAAACAAGCAGCAGTGCCATGCCACAGCCACGGAGATACTGCTCCAACCCAAGTGAGAAGAGTTTACCCCAGACACCTAGCTGTCTTGCTTAACTTGAAAGGGCAAAAGCAACCTCGCTGGTAAGATATGGAAAAGCCCAAATCATGTGAGACACCCCCAACTCAAGACCCTAGCTCTGACACTTGGTAGCTATGGGGGTCACGGTCAAACTCCTTTGAGCCAGATTCCTTGTCCAAAAAAGGGGGATACAATGCTCCCTCCGAACCCAAGAGGACAAAATGACATGGCCCAGCTCATGATGAACTTTAAGGAAAACGGCCCTCAGCACCCTAGCGAAGGTATGCTCAGACAAACCCTTTGGTAGAAGAAGTTGTGCTCTGAGAGTCTGAACTTTCAGAAAATTCCTAGTGAAACAGGAATCTTTTTCCAGACGATCTCCACTTTACCTCCATCCTTTCCATTCTGCAGTTCTTAACGACTCTCTTTATTCAACTACTGTACCTCTAGGAGATTTTACAGCTTTCTGCCTCTGGAGGAAGTTGAAGCTGGATGTTATCTTGGATCTTAGGAATAAGCCAACTGGCAAAACTGAGCACCTGGGGCAGAGTGGCGGCATGAGAGGGCGGGTTCTGGACGAGGAGCTAGGAGGCTGGGCTCCCACCAGCTGCCGGGGCACTTGGTCACCTTCCAGTCTTGCCGTGACCCAAACAAGGCCAGCTCAGGGTTCCTTCCTGCTTTAAGATGGGTTGATTGTATAAGTTGATGTAACCAGAGATTCTTGGTAACCGACACACCTCCCAACATTTGCTCTGAGGCTTTGTCATCTAGGGTGGTGATGGACAACCTACGCAGGGCACCCTTGGGGAAAGTGGCTTTGTCCCTTTGAACTGACAGTGGCAACAGGAAGTCATCTATTGGAAAGGCTGGTCAATTTCTTCCAATTCACTAGCTGAGATCCGAGTGGCTGTTCCAGGAAAAAGCCTCGTGCGTACTCCTCACAGAAGCCATCCCACTGCCAGGGACCCTGAGCCCTCCGCTCCCTAGGCCTTGGGACCTTTTAAAGGAggcctttaaaaaaaagacaggtaGCAAGGTAGCACTTACTGATTCTAAGACTCCTGTTTAAATTCAGGTCCACAGAACAGATCCTCTGGAACTAACCAGGAATGAAATTTTCATTAGGATTTCTAGATCAGTTTTCCAATGGGGTGAAGGAATAAAACTTCAGGCAAATTGGGGCACACAGGCTGTGTTTGTCTATAACTCACGATGCTCTTCAGACAACCTCTCTGCAGGTGATGCCAGGTGAAAAGCCAGGATGTTGGATgctgtcttcttttccttcctaggCTTTGCAGTAGGACAGCAGACCCTGTCTCTGTGCTGTGTATTGCTTATTTCTTTACATAGGTCAAGCCAAGGTTACCAGACAAAATGCAGGACGTGCCGTTAATTCTGAATTTGTGACGTACACTAAAAAATAGtcaatctgaaattcaaatttgactGGGCatccttcatttttatttgctaaacctGGGATTCCGAATTACATTCATTTCAATCAAATGAAGGCTATTTGGTTTCTGGACAGTCTCAGAAAAGTATAATAAACCCAATCTACTCCCCATGCCcaaaacacacagaaaacctCAAAACAAAACTTTCTAATTTCCAATAATGTGAtaagaaaatctattttaaagcatcaaataaacagaggggagggaggaagagagaaagagagagagaatgaatgtgTGTCTTCCTGCAAGTCCCCTTAATCAAGAGTCAGCATGCCACGGCCAAAGGCACTGGAGCCACGAGCTCCTTGGGCACCCGGGCTGAAAACCCATTGGTTTCTGTCTCATCAGGGTAGGTAGGGGCTGAGGGGATAAGGAGCCAAATACAAACATGGTAACTTCCTCAAAGAGGCCAGCCCAGGGCTGAGGCAGTGGAGGAGGCAGGAGCCAACAGCAAAGAAATGACAGGAAGCAGTGTCAGGCCTCAGCTGCCACCACAACGACAAATCTGCTGTGGGAGAGAAGGAAGCTACTGATTTGGTAAAATGCCCTGTGGTCAAGGAATACCCCAACGCCCTCCGGGTCTCTAGGCTTTAGGAGGTGAGTGGGTGACCCCTTCCCACACTCTGCTCTGTATCCTGAgcattcctggggctgcagagccTTGGGCAGGGATGCACTGGGGTAGGTGAAGTCACAAAAACACTTCCctgatgtttttaaaatcaatttattaCAATGAACAAAAGTCACTCAAAATAATAAcagttgctttaaaattttatttttgtacaatTACACAGTCTGAATGACTAGCTTGCAATCCAAGTCAGTTTTAATAAGTTTAGCTCTACAAAATTACTCTTGTTGTAAGGCAAAAAGTCCTCACTGGCCAATTAAATTAATGACAACAAAATCAAGAATGATGTGCTGGTGCCACAGCTGCTGTAGCAGCCTGAAGCAAGCCATCTCCCACAGCAAAGGGGATCAAAgagctaaaaacatcttcaaagaatCAAATTATACCTGCAACACACTCCCATATAAAGGATGAGGTTGTAAACTGTCAATTAATGCATGGTTCTCAAAAGTGGGAGAAGTAAAAACAAAGCTAAAATCAGGTGAATCTTCttacttcttcttctttcttctgtaaTACAGTTTTTCTTCCAGTGGGACTGGGACCATCCCTTCACACTCTTTTACTTCCTGGGTTAGTGGGTGTTTGACAATATTTGGTCTAATCACATCAATGTCTCGAGACAAGTATTCCAGTATGCTTTCCACAGTTGTTGTTGGTGCATAAAAATCCACCAAGAAATACctgcaataaaattttaaaattgtgaattcCTGCATTCTGAAGTAGAACAATTCTACCCTTCTGGTCAATGTTTTCGTTTTATTCTTTCCCAGATAAACATCAgctccacacacatacacacacccttgTCAGAACCGAAACTATCAGCTGACCTGCCTGCACTGGAGTGTAGAGGGAGCCTAGTCCCGTCTTCCTATGGCCTTTGCCATTACACTCTTGTGAAAGGATGAATCCAAACAAACTTTTGGCAGCAAAGCACTGTGACATAATATAGAGGTGGAAGTACTAGAAAGTATCATAGAACTATGGGTACAAGAACAGAATTTTCTAATCTATCGACAaggcttaattttttaaatcactagTTGAAGCTTTTTGTGAAAACATCTGAGCATTATGCAGCCTCTAATTTTCCAAAGAATTTGACAAATGACCTAATGCAGCTACAAGACAGAGTAAGCCCCCTCTACCACACCTCACAAGTGAGCAAAAAGACCAAGAAAGTTATGGGACTCATCTAAGACTATCCTGCACATTGAAGAACCGACAAGAAATCGATGGGATTTAGCATTCCTCTGCTCCAACGAGACAAACGCAGATGGGGCATCCCACACTGCTCCGTGGTCTTATAAGAACAACCATGTGGATGATGACACAAAGCAGCATCCTTGTTCCCTGCCCAATCCTCCTCTCCATTCTAAAAGTTTAAGCTTCCCTGGTACTGTCCAGAGCACTCTATCACCACCGGCATAGTTGATATTTGGTTACTGTTTGTCTCACTACACTGAAACACAATCATCCTAAGAAGGACTTTGTGGCCAGATCCCTGGTACCCTGCACAGAGGCTGCCATATAGCACATCCACAGTGTGTATCTGACAGTGGCATTGTCAGCACCAAAGGTGAGAATTCTcagagaagacaggaaaaaacaaattgaaaatggACAAAATCAGCAAGGATGCAAATTAATTAAGGACGGCCTTTTTATAATGTTCTAGACAAGAGGGTTCAAAACTCATAGTGAAAAACTTCCCCTGAGTGAGCATTCATTCTGAGTCAAGCCTAGGGAGAAAGCCAttcaagtaaacaaataattaaaaggacagaaaaataccATGCAAACACTATCAAAAGAAAGCTCGACACTTCAGGAGACGATGGTGGAGCAGGGAGCTCTGGGACATCCATCAGACGGCTGctgaacaggcaggaactgtctgagacaactgttctggggttccagaggccagaagaacactgtgtGGCATCCAGGGAAGGgcgggaggaagaggcagataaactACGGGGTCCAACCCCTAGCTAGCTCGTtggagacagaaaaggacataaaagtcCTCTTCCCAAGGAACAGGGGTAGGCATGGCCGATCACTGACGGGGTTTAAAGACGCTGTGCTTCCTCAGGCCTGCAGGAACAGTTAGCTGAAGGCCTGCATTTACGGGGCAGGCCAAGAAAGGTCAGGTTTGGGAAGCCAGCAAAGAGGCTTTTCGTGTCCTTCAGGATCTGCCCCCTcacccagggcactttggagttgATCTGCACCCTCTTCATGGGTTCCTGGCCCCTCACTTaggctgggaaaaactgacttgggaaattCCTCCCCAGGGGGAcactcttcccagaatttgcccagaGACAGGGAAAGCAGTGTAAAAAACTAcataggcaaaacaaaacaaacagatcaagattcctagagaaggagcagaagaaaggaagctttcccttgaaggtgaaacaactgcacaaaaagtgcaatcttgaAAACTGTACCGCATATCCAGGGCAAGCAGcagatgaagagctgaaaaaaatctgataagttaaacatgggctactgTAAAGGTATCGAAtgagttgaaccaagtgtcaagaagagccttaacacaaagccaatcaacaatcaGATCCTAGGCAAGAGAgcaactgaccttcagaataaactcatcaagataatcagatgccctgatatcagcaaaaaattacaagccatactaaga from Choloepus didactylus isolate mChoDid1 chromosome 1, mChoDid1.pri, whole genome shotgun sequence harbors:
- the MRPS6 gene encoding 28S ribosomal protein S6, mitochondrial isoform X2 gives rise to the protein MPRYELALILKAMQRPETAAALKRTIEALMDRGAIVRNLENLGEQALPYRISSHSQQHSRGGYFLVDFYAPTTTVESILEYLSRDIDVIRPNIVKHPLTQEVKECEGMVPVPLEEKLYYRRKKKK